TAATCTACAGAACCCACTGAAGCAGCAGTGCACCAAATTCAAACTTTTCCCTTTTTCCGTACACTTTCAGAAACAGAGTGTTCTTAAGGcttgaggtttaaaaaaaaaaaaaagaaaagaaaagaaaagaaaagaaagggaaaaaaaaggcgaGTCTACATGCAACTAAGCCTCATGGGACATGTATAAACTGAGAGGTCCGACGCTTCAACAATGATAGATTATAAAGgtgattaaaacacacactgagcaaAACAAACGATTTCATACAAACCCAACAGCAGCACTTTAACAATTCTAACATTACTCAAGCGGAGAACTCCGAGAAATGTAGAACTGATGCTGGAGACTGAATaaagaatgatcatttctgGTTAGAGCCGTTTAAAAACACGAGTATGTAGCATTCTGATTGAGAGACATAGGGGACGTCAATAcactggaaataaaaataataaactcaaccaagagaaaagaaaagaaaagacggCATTTGTCAtcattcacttaaaaaaaaaaaagtaaatcatttttatttgtctataataaataattaaatatttttgataattaaaagtaaatattgaATAATCTGCATTAGCTGCGAGTCCTTATAGTAAAGTGTGGTGGATTTTGTACAGGATCCGCAAAATCCTGCACAGATGCACCTGTTAACATTTTAGAAAGTGCAAAGCATAAGCCATTCATTcttaaaggtgtttttttatgcagtatatatacactgtaaataTTGTGTATCCACACTGATATACTGCTGTAGATGGAAACATCACAAATAGAAGGGGTTAAATATATTTGGTTAATTAAATGCGGTAGGTGTAGCTGGCGTACAGCGTCTCCACTGGCTGGTCCTCAGGTGCGAGCTCTGGATTTACGGAGTGCTGAACAGGCCCACGCAATACAGGATGGACAGAAACACTTTCCAGAAGTACACTCGAGAGacaaacatatataaaaaaaaaatttaaaaaaaggacaaacttCCAAAGACAGTCACTTTAGTTTTCCATGATCTGCGGTTGTAAGTGGGCAGCGACCAACAAAGTGCagtttttttgttcgttttctTTAAATCCAGAGAGATTTGAACCACTTGATTTTCTGAGCACTGCCTGCTGGAGGTCCATCTGGTCATTGAGGAGGAACCTCAAACACCTTTCTTAGCATTTGTTGTGGCCTGGCCACATCCACAACCCATAGATCCATCCCTTCTGTCTCGACCAACCTGTTACACCAGCCGGATGTCACGGTCACTGAACCACCACGTCCATTCAAAGAGTGGCCAGGATGCGGGAGAAGGAGATTAGGATGGCGAGAGTGGTCTGGCCCACTCCGAACACCAGAGCCTCTAGAGGAGCCATGTCCTTTCCTGCGACACGGTACACCCAGGCCACCACCGCACCTGAGACGAACACGACATGGACAGAGAAGGATGTTTCAGTgagaataagaataaaaatctGACCGATTCCTTCCTGAACATAATGTAAATACTCATATAAAATCTATATCCATCATAAATCACAAtacttgtttaaaaacaaacacctcacatactgtacatcaggTTGAATTTCCACCAGAAAGAAAGCTCAGAACTCTCTCCACTTTTACAGTCACGTATGTAATCACTTCTAGCACATGAAACAAAACCGGGCGTAGTGCTGCAGAGTAACACCACGAACACACCGTGAACTCgggaacaacaacaacgacacaATGACTTAAATAATAGTGCTAATTAGACAATAATACGATTCAGGTgctggtggtcatgtgacatgctgtggctgatgggtagtgtagtGAGTGTAgaatatggccatgggcatgtCATAGCATAGCATTTATGATCATATCCAGAGCGTGAACCAGGTGATACAGTAGTCCTGTAGTCCGTGTAGAATATGATTTAAATTAACAGTAGAAACTACAAATCAACAGTTCTCTGGGAGCTTGACGGCAAAAATGTTCTTCGGCAGCTCGGTCTTTTTGGACCAGGAGACCTGTAGATAAATTCCAGGTTTCCAGACAAACTGATCTGGCTTGAGGGCCTGTGACTGGGGTCCAAATACACCACAGTGTCATATAATAAAGTGCATGTCTGTCCTTCTTATCAGTATTAAGTACTCACACCATCTGCCCGAAGTTCTGAGACGCTTTTCTGCGCACCAGAGTGCTTATCCGAGTTACTACAGTACAAACTTCCAGTCAGCTCGCACCAGTCCGGACATTCTCCTCGGATCGGATCGGATCCGATCTGCCTCGTGAACAAGccgtttcagcctgcagaccctccgctcaaattcccaggagatcagcagtttctgaaatactcaaaccagcacatctggcaccaacaaccacgcTGCAGATATAATATTTCTCCCAGTTCTGATGTTTTCTTCTGaatttatttgcattattttatgcttagtaatcaataataattagtcatatttcatttattagcaATAATTTACCCATGTCACCTACCCTATGTGgttgtgcgcatgtgtgtgtgtgggggggggggagtaagAGATAATAGAAGTGCAAAAAAGGTTTAATTTGCTAAGAGAGGCCAAGAGAGGTGGAAAATAGGCTTTTGAAGACAAAAAAAGGGGGCGTGACCCGTTACTGAGCCCTCCAACGTTCAGCAGAAACGGATGTCACAGATGGCTAGGTGTCAAAAACTACAACCAAGAAAGAGGGGTGGATGAATGAAAGGGTGCGAGTACTCACTGGTGAGGACGCCTCCAATAACGGAGGCGAGAAAGCCGGCGCTGATCAGCACCAGGGTGATGAGGCGGCCTCGCTTGTGCCTCTGCAGCATCACACACATGAGCAGCCCCACGGCGCCGTGTACAAACAGTGAAGAGAAGAGACACCACAGGAACACCCAGTACCACATCTCTgcaacagacacagacacgCCTTCAGCTGAAAATATACAAGCAGTGACAGAAGGGTCAGGGTTTTCCATCAGCGCTGTGGAACATCTTGAAGAGCTGCATGCAGAAGCACCAGCAGTTACTCTGATTATTTCACGTCTGAAAAGCACGCCTTGGGCGTTTTCGTCCTGTCTGTAGGAGCTTCATTTCTTAAATAACTAGAGCAGgagtgggtgcaggttttcactccaaccaagcagaagccacactcgataatctactgaaagccaagctcaacaGGTGGAATCATGAAGACCTGCACCTACAGCGGTACTTTTGCAGATCAGATTGGACACCCCTAGATTAGAGGATGATAAGTGACTCTCTGTCCGAACTGTCCTGTTTCTCTTGCACATTACGcttttaactttaactttaactactactaaataatacatttataagtAGTTTAAATGAACATACATGAGTaatctggtaaaaaaaaacaactttatatttataattttatctACTTATTTGGTAATTAAGTAGAATATATATTTAGTAGAAAAACCATTTTTcaaccatccatcttctaccgcttactccttttcagggtcacggggaacctatcccagggagcatcgggcacaaggcagggtacaccctggacagggtgccaatccatcgcagggtacaatcacatacacactcacacacccattcatacactacggacactttagacacaccaatcagcctaccatgcatgtctttggactgggggaggaaaccagagtacccagaggaaacccccacagcacggggagaacatgcaaactccacacacacatggccccggagggaatcaaacccccgaccctggaggtgtgaggcgaacgtgcaaaccactaaaccaccgtgcacACCCATTTTTCATGGACCTGCATAATTTAGTTCAGTTTACATGAAGCagactttaataaaaaaaagtaagtctCTAAAATTACTCACAATGTAATATTGTTGTCTGAGGTTTTGAAGGACATATGACATGatatatttacagtgtattCCCTCTTGTTTTCCACTGTATCACTCCGCTTTTCTGGGCCCACCCTTAAGTAACAGAAAAGCCATGAGTACCATCAGTGCTTGGTTCCATCAAGCTGTTGCTGAGATATTGTCTCCCTTCAAGTTGCAAATAAACCCAAATCTTGTTTATTAACTTTGCTAAGTATATGAGACAAGTTTCATGTCAGTAGGTTAAAGTGTTGCTGAGATATAACCTTCCTGTTTAGCTACTTAGCCATCAAAATCATTTACAGCTTATGGATGAAACATCTCACATACACtatactgtatggccaaaaagATGTGCTTCTAgaaaatcccattccaaaaccatgggcagtAATATACAGTTAGTCCCCCTTTTCTGTTACAATAacttcctccactcttctgggaaggctttccactagattttggggtgtggctgtggggatttgtggtggttattcagctacaagagtgttagtgaggttgaggtcaggtgctgctgatgtgatggtgaggaggctccagttccagttcatcccaaaggtgatgagtcagtggggttgaggtcagggttctgtgcaggagtccttctaccttcttccaatcttcacacaccacgtcgtCATGGAGCTCACACtctttgtgcactttgtgtcGTGCTGGAACAAGTTTAGGCCTCTTAGTTCTTAGAGAAAATGTAATGATACAGCGTACAGAGACCTTCTATACAATTGCGTGATTcagactttgtggtaacagCACATTTGGGGAagtggccatatagtgcatcaAAAATCCAAGAGACAAGTTTTAACAAAAATTTGTAGATGAAGAAGTGAAAATGGCCGAGTTCCTGTTTGGCAAATCATAACTTCATTACATGAACTTCATTAAACTCTGTGCCTTCTGGGGACTCA
The sequence above is drawn from the Ictalurus furcatus strain D&B chromosome 24, Billie_1.0, whole genome shotgun sequence genome and encodes:
- the tmem170b gene encoding transmembrane protein 170B translates to MSGPSLPSKATFSRLTKTRAKPGVGGGTMSKDYSINLSVQRVLSLWVQGTVPTLQHFTEMWYWVFLWCLFSSLFVHGAVGLLMCVMLQRHKRGRLITLVLISAGFLASVIGGVLTSAVVAWVYRVAGKDMAPLEALVFGVGQTTLAILISFSRILATL